In a single window of the Lebetimonas sp. JH292 genome:
- the mqnE gene encoding aminofutalosine synthase MqnE, whose amino-acid sequence MLILKKLKNREKLSLKEAAKLYDMDLFTLGETANTIREKKFGKKTYFNINRHINPSNICKDVCKFCAFSAHRKNPNPYTLSIEECVEIAKNAYAKGAKEVHIVSAHNPYVGYEYYMNIVKAIRGELPDIHIKAFTAAEVNFFSGLSGKSYEKVLDDMIEAGVDSMPGGGAEIFDEKIRAKICKDKVGSENWLKIHELWHKRGKKSNATMLFGHIENRAHRIDHILRIRDLQEKTGGFNAFIPLVYQRKNNYLNVKKFLSGVEILKTMAISRILLENIPNIKAYWVTTTLNLSLVAQNYGANDIDGTIEKESINSAAGANSANGLKLDELVHLIKDSGYIPVERDSLYNELKIYK is encoded by the coding sequence GTGTTGATTTTGAAAAAATTGAAAAATCGTGAAAAATTGTCTTTAAAAGAAGCGGCTAAATTATATGATATGGACCTTTTTACCTTAGGGGAAACGGCTAATACAATAAGGGAAAAAAAATTTGGCAAAAAAACATATTTTAATATCAACAGGCATATAAATCCGAGCAATATTTGTAAAGATGTCTGTAAATTCTGTGCTTTTTCCGCCCATAGAAAAAATCCCAATCCCTATACGTTAAGTATTGAAGAATGTGTTGAAATTGCTAAAAACGCTTATGCCAAAGGGGCAAAAGAGGTTCATATAGTTTCAGCCCATAATCCGTATGTGGGGTATGAGTATTATATGAATATAGTAAAAGCCATAAGAGGGGAACTTCCAGATATTCATATAAAAGCGTTTACGGCCGCTGAGGTTAATTTTTTTAGCGGACTAAGTGGAAAAAGTTATGAAAAAGTGCTTGATGATATGATTGAAGCCGGTGTGGATTCTATGCCCGGGGGCGGGGCTGAAATATTTGATGAAAAAATTAGGGCTAAAATCTGCAAAGACAAAGTGGGCAGTGAAAACTGGCTTAAAATTCACGAACTTTGGCACAAACGCGGAAAAAAATCAAATGCAACCATGTTGTTCGGACATATTGAAAACAGAGCCCATAGGATTGATCATATATTAAGAATAAGGGATTTACAGGAAAAAACAGGCGGTTTTAACGCATTTATACCTCTTGTTTATCAGCGAAAAAATAATTATTTAAATGTAAAAAAATTTTTAAGCGGGGTGGAAATTTTAAAAACTATGGCAATAAGCAGAATTTTACTTGAAAATATTCCTAATATTAAAGCGTATTGGGTCACTACAACACTTAATTTGTCTCTTGTGGCGCAAAATTACGGGGCAAACGATATTGACGGAACGATTGAAAAAGAATCAATTAATTCAGCGGCCGGCGCTAATTCGGCAAACGGTTTGAAACTTGACGAACTTGTGCATCTTATAAAAGACAGCGGATATATCCCTGTAGAAAGGGATAGTTTATATAACGAATTGAAAATTTATAAATAA
- a CDS encoding response regulator, whose amino-acid sequence MPKKILIVDDDATNRKLLEAILKKGDYEVIEAENGIDALHKLTSDIDLILLDLIMPLMGGLDFLEVLPSKKPECINIPVIVLTTDDSKRVEALNKGAKEVIIKPVNPALLLDKIASYL is encoded by the coding sequence ATGCCAAAAAAAATTCTTATAGTGGATGATGACGCCACAAACAGAAAATTATTAGAAGCCATATTAAAAAAGGGCGATTATGAAGTAATTGAAGCTGAAAACGGTATTGACGCTTTGCATAAACTCACTTCCGATATTGATTTGATTCTTTTAGATTTAATTATGCCATTAATGGGTGGACTTGATTTTCTGGAAGTCCTCCCTTCCAAAAAACCGGAATGTATAAACATACCTGTGATAGTTTTAACTACAGACGATTCAAAAAGAGTTGAAGCGTTAAACAAAGGTGCAAAGGAAGTAATAATAAAACCTGTTAATCCTGCACTTCTTTTAGATAAAATCGCCTCTTATTTATAA
- a CDS encoding response regulator has translation MEAFNKYSSNPQKYDVIFMDAQMPVMDGIEATQEILEFEEEEGINHIPIIVVTANVLKGDRERFLGAGMDDYISKPIKKEELLRVLENISKNKYSKILKKKKI, from the coding sequence TTGGAAGCATTTAATAAATATTCTTCAAATCCTCAAAAATACGATGTAATTTTTATGGACGCACAAATGCCTGTAATGGACGGAATAGAAGCAACTCAGGAAATACTTGAATTTGAAGAGGAAGAAGGAATAAATCACATTCCGATTATTGTAGTTACCGCTAATGTTTTAAAAGGAGACAGGGAAAGATTTTTAGGTGCCGGTATGGATGATTATATTTCAAAACCAATTAAAAAAGAAGAGTTATTAAGAGTTCTTGAAAATATTTCTAAAAATAAATATTCCAAAATTTTGAAAAAGAAGAAAATTTAA
- a CDS encoding ATP-binding protein, giving the protein MGYYTTKKFEGYPIDALDYFSLFTKRISYFKNSANMINSDINKQIDNLLSNSIQKRNIAIVIFIIAILILILGFYIYKTIRTHIKELSNTLNKLAPITGENVQIDINSPKGMNEALKITEEAIAITQEAVKKSEEASKAKSLFLANMSHEIRTPLNGILGFLELLKTTEITPEQQDYINTIAQSAENLLQIVNNILDVSKIESNKLTLEEIDFKIEDEIENTLEVFATPCAQKEIEYVSYISPDIPSVVRGDVLKIKEILTNLINNAIKFTHKNGTIEVNVKLQEIKENRANIYFEVKDTGIGMSEEQKNKIFEAFAQADESVTRKYGGTGLGLTIVKSYIEMMGGNIKVESEINKGSKFYFDLWFNIVDATPKYRKNSFSNLTFAILNTFKDTKRKDLSLEYLNFFGINKIGFNEASELNKLSKNEIINGVIVFYEESEKDKIKNLQNIDYPVILISSLVYKKEIDNLDFKQFNIYDPNVPSKFYNAILFTKEEIKREVKKAEHKKEIYELHALIAEDNPINMKLLKTTLKNMGN; this is encoded by the coding sequence ATGGGTTATTACACAACCAAAAAATTTGAAGGTTATCCTATTGATGCTTTGGATTATTTTTCACTTTTCACAAAAAGAATTTCTTATTTTAAAAACAGTGCAAATATGATAAACAGTGACATTAATAAACAAATTGACAATCTGCTTTCAAATTCAATACAAAAAAGAAATATTGCAATAGTTATTTTTATTATTGCCATCCTGATTCTAATTTTAGGTTTTTATATTTATAAAACTATAAGGACACATATTAAAGAGTTATCAAACACATTAAATAAATTGGCACCGATTACAGGTGAAAATGTTCAAATAGACATCAACAGCCCTAAAGGTATGAATGAAGCTTTGAAAATTACAGAAGAAGCCATCGCAATTACACAAGAAGCTGTTAAAAAATCCGAAGAAGCTTCAAAAGCAAAATCCTTATTCCTTGCAAATATGTCTCATGAAATTAGAACGCCTCTTAACGGTATTTTGGGATTTTTGGAACTTCTTAAAACAACAGAAATCACACCCGAACAACAGGATTATATCAACACTATCGCTCAAAGCGCCGAAAACTTGTTACAAATAGTAAACAACATTCTGGATGTTTCAAAAATCGAAAGCAATAAATTAACCCTCGAAGAAATAGATTTTAAAATAGAAGACGAAATAGAAAATACATTGGAAGTATTTGCAACCCCTTGCGCACAAAAAGAAATCGAATATGTATCATATATTTCGCCTGACATTCCTTCCGTTGTAAGAGGAGACGTATTAAAAATAAAAGAAATTTTAACTAACTTAATAAACAACGCCATTAAATTTACACATAAAAACGGAACTATTGAAGTAAATGTCAAACTCCAAGAAATCAAAGAAAACAGGGCAAATATTTATTTTGAAGTAAAAGACACCGGTATAGGAATGAGCGAAGAGCAAAAAAACAAAATATTTGAGGCATTTGCCCAGGCTGACGAAAGCGTAACAAGAAAATACGGGGGAACGGGACTCGGTCTTACCATTGTTAAATCCTATATTGAAATGATGGGCGGAAATATTAAAGTTGAGAGTGAAATAAACAAAGGAAGTAAATTTTATTTTGATTTATGGTTTAATATTGTAGATGCAACACCTAAATACAGAAAAAATAGCTTCTCAAATTTAACATTTGCTATTCTTAACACTTTTAAAGACACAAAAAGAAAAGATTTAAGCCTTGAATATTTAAACTTCTTTGGAATAAATAAAATAGGTTTTAATGAAGCAAGTGAACTTAACAAATTATCAAAAAATGAAATTATAAATGGAGTAATCGTATTTTATGAAGAAAGTGAAAAAGATAAAATTAAAAATTTACAAAATATTGATTATCCAGTAATATTAATTTCTTCCCTGGTTTATAAAAAAGAAATAGATAATCTTGATTTTAAACAGTTTAATATTTATGACCCTAACGTTCCTTCAAAATTCTATAATGCCATACTGTTTACAAAAGAAGAAATAAAAAGGGAAGTAAAAAAAGCGGAACATAAAAAAGAAATTTATGAATTACATGCATTAATTGCAGAAGACAATCCGATAAATATGAAACTTTTAAAAACAACATTGAAAAATATGGGGAATTGA
- a CDS encoding nitrate- and nitrite sensing domain-containing protein: MKLSLSKLLAIAIWLPSLILIGWSGFNLYEQFQTYQSEQKVVKYLKLGNKLENLLVYLGQERGISSIYSVSKGNYPKSKELLMQKRKLFDTAIYDLKKFLNKNPEFYNITKRVLNTLNKLPQIRKKIDSFEEDYVHKYFFTYYTVLENQILNTEAKIFQHFPQTVKPNFALKLELDKIIAYSGITRGFVSYFITADLPMSQKDYEYVLMKYYHDSNILITSLSKNLQAKIFFENPKFIKIENSIKDSNFLY, translated from the coding sequence ATGAAACTATCATTATCAAAACTATTGGCAATTGCAATATGGCTCCCATCTTTAATTTTAATAGGATGGAGTGGATTCAATCTTTATGAGCAATTTCAAACATATCAGTCCGAACAAAAAGTAGTTAAATATCTTAAATTGGGAAATAAACTGGAAAATTTACTCGTTTATTTAGGCCAGGAAAGAGGTATCAGCTCTATTTATTCTGTGTCAAAAGGTAATTATCCTAAATCAAAAGAACTTTTAATGCAAAAAAGAAAACTTTTTGATACGGCAATATATGATTTGAAGAAATTTTTAAATAAAAATCCCGAATTTTACAATATTACAAAACGTGTTTTAAACACATTAAACAAATTACCTCAAATTAGAAAAAAAATAGACAGCTTTGAAGAAGATTATGTTCATAAATATTTCTTTACATATTATACGGTTTTGGAAAATCAGATATTAAACACTGAAGCTAAAATATTTCAACATTTCCCTCAAACAGTAAAACCGAATTTTGCGTTAAAACTCGAACTCGATAAAATAATAGCTTATTCAGGTATTACAAGAGGATTTGTATCTTATTTTATTACCGCTGACTTACCTATGAGTCAAAAGGATTATGAATATGTATTAATGAAATACTATCACGATTCAAATATTTTAATTACCAGTTTGAGTAAAAATCTTCAGGCTAAAATATTTTTTGAAAATCCAAAATTTATAAAAATAGAAAATTCAATTAAAGATTCTAATTTTTTATATTGA
- a CDS encoding SEL1-like repeat protein, whose product MKKVILFFFVVTFLLSQSLYFNAFKDIQKAKRLLNSDPQKANALFIEAGSFLKQIINSSINSDKPSSQALNLLGELYLNGWGVEKNIKKARLLLCAARNLGNFRAQMLIKKNSLKCPAKINLKELKQ is encoded by the coding sequence ATGAAAAAAGTCATTTTATTCTTCTTTGTAGTCACGTTTCTTTTATCCCAAAGTTTATATTTTAACGCATTTAAAGATATTCAAAAAGCAAAACGTCTGCTAAATTCAGACCCACAAAAAGCAAATGCTTTATTTATTGAAGCAGGCAGTTTTTTAAAACAAATAATTAATTCATCCATAAATTCTGACAAACCTTCCTCGCAGGCACTGAATTTACTCGGTGAACTATATTTGAACGGCTGGGGTGTTGAGAAAAACATAAAAAAAGCAAGACTTTTATTATGCGCTGCCAGAAATTTAGGTAACTTCAGAGCACAAATGCTAATTAAAAAAAACAGTTTAAAATGCCCTGCAAAAATTAATCTTAAGGAGTTAAAACAATGA
- a CDS encoding Hpt domain-containing protein: MEDLGIDQNMTDELFNDLLKQYEEKKDTLYKAIEKQNYKEIHEIAHFLKGASLNLRLSNLALIFKTIDEEAKKETDISIIKNLADKFYNFISPLINDRNTKKENQKSANKNIEIDPKIKNIVLNTIRVYLETQDEQKFQKDKKFIEKLLNTKINSLNDLQNILKENK; this comes from the coding sequence ATGGAAGATTTGGGCATAGACCAAAACATGACCGATGAACTATTTAACGATTTGTTAAAACAATATGAAGAAAAAAAAGACACTTTATATAAAGCTATTGAAAAACAAAATTACAAAGAAATACACGAAATAGCCCACTTTTTAAAAGGAGCCTCTTTAAATCTACGACTTTCAAATCTTGCTTTAATTTTTAAAACCATCGATGAAGAAGCCAAGAAAGAAACAGATATCAGTATTATTAAAAATCTTGCTGATAAATTTTATAATTTTATTTCACCCTTGATAAACGATAGAAATACAAAAAAAGAGAATCAAAAATCTGCAAATAAAAATATTGAAATAGACCCGAAAATTAAAAATATAGTCTTAAACACTATAAGAGTTTATCTGGAAACACAAGATGAACAAAAATTTCAAAAAGATAAAAAATTTATTGAAAAACTGCTAAATACAAAAATTAATTCATTAAATGATTTACAAAACATATTAAAGGAAAACAAATGA
- a CDS encoding PAS domain-containing protein — MKPTPINEEVTFEDVGVLGRPIISKTDLKGIITYANTPFCKLAGYSKQELIGQPHNIIRHPDMPKAVFKQMWDTIERNEKFRGFIKNLRKDGKYYWVEAFIEPVFDENGVKTGYIAARRPVSKEDKEKYEKIYKEMREKEQ, encoded by the coding sequence ATGAAACCTACCCCAATCAATGAAGAAGTTACATTTGAAGATGTAGGAGTTTTAGGAAGACCCATAATAAGTAAAACAGATTTAAAAGGTATAATTACATATGCTAACACTCCTTTTTGTAAATTAGCAGGATATTCAAAACAGGAATTGATAGGCCAGCCCCACAACATTATAAGACATCCGGATATGCCAAAAGCCGTTTTTAAACAGATGTGGGATACAATTGAAAGAAATGAAAAATTCAGGGGATTTATTAAAAATTTGAGAAAAGACGGCAAATATTACTGGGTGGAAGCTTTTATTGAACCGGTATTTGATGAAAACGGTGTAAAAACGGGTTATATTGCCGCAAGAAGACCTGTTTCAAAAGAGGATAAAGAAAAATATGAAAAAATTTATAAAGAAATGAGAGAAAAGGAACAGTAA
- the rplI gene encoding 50S ribosomal protein L9 — MKILLIKDVKGLGKAGEIKNAKDGYARNFLIPKGFAKLATPEVIKEWEEEQKIKEEALKEELEKLRELKKKIENTPVVIKHKLGANGQLYGAITNKEISEVLKEKGIDVDKKDIEAKQIKSAGEFNVKIKLGHGINANLKLIVEGE; from the coding sequence ATGAAAATTTTGTTAATAAAAGATGTAAAAGGACTTGGAAAAGCGGGGGAAATTAAAAATGCTAAAGACGGATATGCAAGAAACTTTTTAATTCCAAAAGGTTTTGCAAAACTTGCGACTCCTGAAGTTATAAAAGAGTGGGAAGAAGAACAGAAAATAAAAGAAGAAGCTTTAAAAGAGGAGCTTGAAAAATTAAGAGAATTAAAGAAAAAAATAGAAAACACACCTGTTGTTATTAAACATAAATTAGGTGCTAACGGACAGCTTTACGGGGCTATAACAAATAAAGAAATTTCTGAAGTTTTAAAAGAAAAAGGAATAGACGTGGATAAAAAAGATATAGAAGCCAAACAGATTAAAAGTGCAGGGGAATTTAATGTTAAAATAAAATTGGGGCACGGTATAAATGCCAATTTAAAACTTATTGTTGAAGGCGAATAA
- the hslV gene encoding ATP-dependent protease subunit HslV, with protein MEINLKATTILGYKKNGVAVIGGDGQVTFGHTVLKGNATKIRTLYNGKILAGFAGSTADAFILFDMFENNLQNRKGDLVKSVIDFGKAWRKDKYLRRLEAMMIVLNPEHIFILSGNGDVVEPEDGELAAIGSGGNYALSAARALTKHSKLSPEEIVKESLSIAADICIYTNHNIKILKIEGQK; from the coding sequence ATGGAAATAAACTTAAAAGCTACCACAATACTTGGGTACAAAAAAAACGGTGTGGCCGTAATAGGCGGGGACGGACAGGTTACATTCGGACATACGGTATTAAAAGGAAATGCAACAAAAATAAGAACGCTTTACAACGGTAAAATTCTGGCAGGTTTTGCTGGAAGTACGGCTGACGCTTTTATTTTATTTGATATGTTTGAAAACAACCTTCAAAACAGAAAAGGGGATTTGGTAAAATCTGTAATAGATTTTGGAAAAGCCTGGAGAAAAGATAAATACCTAAGGCGTCTCGAAGCAATGATGATAGTGCTTAACCCTGAACATATTTTTATTTTAAGCGGAAATGGAGACGTGGTTGAGCCTGAAGACGGGGAACTCGCAGCTATAGGAAGCGGGGGCAATTACGCCCTCTCTGCTGCAAGGGCTCTAACAAAACACTCAAAATTGTCCCCTGAAGAGATTGTAAAAGAATCTCTGAGTATTGCAGCGGACATTTGTATTTATACAAACCATAACATTAAAATATTAAAAATAGAAGGGCAAAAATGA
- the hslU gene encoding HslU--HslV peptidase ATPase subunit translates to MNLTPKETVKYLDEYIVGQKDAKKTIAIALRNRYRRIQLPKEWQDDIMPKNIMMIGPTGVGKTEIARRMAKMMKLPFVKVEASKYTEVGFVGRDVESMIRDLVNNSFNLVREEMQEASKELIEENIIEEITKKLLPPLPKNAPESKQMEYQNTFEKMKQKVKNGDVDHLKITIEVEEGIDGDDNLPPEMVKAQESIVKIIGIFNKNKEKKEVTVKEAKKLLKKEAAEKVISKEELKKEALKRAENGIIFIDEIDKIAATGNQRQDPSKEGVQRDLLPIVEGSTVNTKYGYVKTDHILFIAAGAFHVSKPSDLIPELQGRFPLRVELQSLDEEALYQILMKPKHSLIKQYEKLLEVEGVELKFNESALREIAKYAFLANEKTEDIGARRLHTVVEKVLEEINFSADEYKGREFIVDEAYVKSKLDDIVENEEITKYIL, encoded by the coding sequence ATGAATTTGACACCAAAAGAGACAGTAAAATACCTTGACGAATATATTGTAGGACAAAAAGATGCCAAAAAAACAATAGCAATCGCTCTTAGAAACAGATACAGAAGAATACAGCTTCCAAAAGAATGGCAGGATGATATTATGCCTAAAAATATAATGATGATAGGTCCAACAGGAGTCGGTAAAACAGAAATAGCCAGAAGAATGGCAAAAATGATGAAACTTCCGTTTGTAAAAGTGGAAGCGAGTAAATACACAGAAGTCGGATTTGTAGGGCGTGATGTTGAAAGTATGATTAGGGATTTGGTTAATAATTCTTTTAATTTGGTAAGAGAGGAAATGCAGGAGGCTTCCAAGGAGTTGATAGAAGAAAATATTATTGAGGAAATTACAAAAAAACTTTTGCCTCCTCTTCCCAAAAATGCGCCCGAATCCAAACAGATGGAATATCAAAACACATTTGAAAAAATGAAACAGAAAGTAAAAAACGGTGATGTCGATCATTTAAAAATAACTATTGAGGTTGAAGAAGGCATTGACGGGGATGATAATTTACCTCCAGAAATGGTTAAGGCACAGGAGAGCATTGTTAAAATTATAGGGATTTTTAATAAGAATAAAGAAAAAAAGGAAGTAACGGTTAAAGAGGCAAAAAAGCTTTTAAAAAAAGAGGCTGCCGAAAAAGTAATAAGTAAAGAAGAACTTAAAAAAGAAGCTCTAAAAAGAGCGGAAAACGGAATCATTTTTATAGATGAAATCGATAAAATAGCAGCCACCGGGAACCAGAGGCAGGATCCTAGCAAAGAAGGTGTCCAGAGGGATTTGCTCCCGATAGTCGAAGGCTCAACCGTAAATACAAAATACGGATATGTTAAAACAGACCATATTTTATTTATTGCAGCCGGTGCTTTTCATGTAAGCAAACCTAGTGATTTGATTCCGGAACTTCAGGGAAGATTTCCTCTGAGGGTTGAACTTCAAAGTCTTGATGAGGAAGCTTTGTATCAGATTTTGATGAAACCTAAACATTCATTAATCAAGCAGTATGAGAAACTTCTTGAAGTTGAAGGGGTTGAACTTAAATTTAACGAAAGTGCTTTAAGAGAAATTGCGAAATATGCCTTTTTGGCAAATGAAAAAACGGAAGACATAGGCGCCAGAAGACTTCATACTGTAGTGGAAAAAGTTTTAGAAGAGATTAATTTCAGCGCCGATGAATACAAAGGAAGGGAATTTATTGTAGATGAAGCTTATGTTAAAAGTAAATTGGACGATATAGTAGAAAATGAAGAAATAACAAAATATATATTATAA
- the era gene encoding GTPase Era, with amino-acid sequence MPKSGFVGIIGKPNAGKSTLLNWLLGEKIALVSPKANASRKRVNAIVMYKDNQIILLDTPGLHEKEKLLNKFMLNEALKALSDSDLILFLVDIRDDIKGYEWFLELNKKNIPHILVLTKTDLVSKEDIAKKIKDYEKISKALKIITVSAALGNGREELLDAIVEYLPEHPYYYDPEIISTENIRDIYKELIREALFEKLGDEIPYEADILIEKLDEYENLDKIYATIIVERESQKGMVIGKKGKKIKEIGIYARNLLEEFSSKKIYLELFVKVVRGWSKNKKMLEELGYEVET; translated from the coding sequence ATGCCAAAAAGCGGCTTCGTAGGTATTATAGGGAAACCGAATGCCGGAAAATCAACATTGCTTAATTGGCTTTTAGGAGAAAAAATAGCTTTGGTTTCCCCTAAGGCCAATGCTTCGAGAAAAAGAGTAAATGCAATTGTTATGTATAAAGACAATCAGATAATTCTTCTTGATACACCCGGACTTCATGAAAAAGAAAAACTTCTTAATAAATTTATGTTAAATGAAGCGCTTAAAGCTTTAAGTGACAGTGATTTAATACTTTTTTTAGTCGACATCAGAGACGATATAAAAGGTTATGAATGGTTTTTGGAATTAAATAAAAAAAATATACCGCATATTTTAGTTCTTACAAAAACTGATTTAGTTTCAAAAGAAGATATTGCAAAAAAAATAAAAGATTATGAAAAAATTTCAAAAGCTCTTAAAATTATCACTGTAAGTGCCGCTCTTGGAAATGGAAGAGAGGAATTATTAGACGCTATTGTTGAATATTTACCGGAACATCCTTATTATTACGACCCGGAAATTATTTCAACAGAAAATATCAGGGATATATATAAAGAACTGATAAGAGAAGCGCTTTTTGAAAAACTCGGTGATGAAATTCCTTATGAAGCAGATATTTTAATAGAGAAATTAGACGAATATGAAAATTTGGATAAAATTTATGCTACAATTATTGTTGAAAGAGAATCCCAAAAAGGAATGGTTATTGGCAAAAAAGGCAAAAAAATAAAAGAAATTGGGATTTATGCCCGAAATCTTTTAGAAGAATTCAGCTCCAAGAAGATTTATTTAGAGCTTTTTGTAAAAGTTGTGAGAGGATGGAGTAAAAATAAAAAAATGCTTGAAGAACTTGGATATGAGGTAGAAACATGA
- a CDS encoding type II secretion system protein GspD — MKKLIIIVFIALSVFANANECNNKFFSYSNSINQNERMSIKDFLNLLVTQKCGINIVYDDEEAKKIVSEKMPFVKIKHYTLKQILDLLLSKRDLFYTMDNDTLEISFYKTKTYKLDFLTSSRTGESNLDATDSKVKNTYSFDFWDKIEDNIKTILKNTSIDFKPPVIDKAAGLITVTGTKKQIKEIDKYVNNLMNRLTKEVLIDVKIYTVELSRSHKTGIDWSKLNISLNNAAVPMNHFASQLVGKESIFNSATFNLDGLLNFLAQNGNVNSLSNPKIVTLNNQKAIISVGDTINYKYASSVVNSPNAAPSIQYTIGSKFVGVVLDITPQINDNGDIILSIAPRISSFKNPNQLTNPNRDMPPDTRDNTMLSIVKLKDNDTLVLGGLITKDDTLSVNGVPVLKEIPLIKYLFSSREKITNRKELVFVITPHIIDFSKKKTLRDLGFGQIK; from the coding sequence ATGAAAAAATTAATAATTATAGTGTTTATTGCTTTAAGTGTTTTTGCAAATGCAAATGAATGTAATAATAAATTTTTTTCATATTCAAACAGCATTAATCAAAATGAAAGAATGAGTATAAAAGATTTTTTAAATTTATTGGTCACCCAAAAATGCGGTATAAATATTGTGTATGATGATGAGGAAGCCAAAAAAATTGTTTCAGAGAAAATGCCTTTTGTTAAAATAAAACATTATACATTAAAACAAATACTGGATTTGCTTCTTTCAAAAAGGGATCTGTTTTATACAATGGATAATGATACATTGGAAATAAGTTTTTATAAAACAAAAACTTACAAACTGGATTTTCTCACATCTTCAAGAACAGGTGAATCTAATTTGGACGCAACAGACAGTAAGGTAAAAAATACATACAGTTTTGATTTCTGGGACAAAATAGAAGACAACATAAAAACAATTTTAAAAAATACATCTATAGATTTTAAACCTCCGGTAATAGATAAAGCTGCAGGTCTTATAACTGTAACAGGTACAAAAAAACAGATTAAAGAAATTGACAAATATGTTAATAATCTAATGAACAGACTTACAAAAGAAGTTTTAATAGATGTAAAAATTTATACTGTTGAACTTTCCCGTTCTCATAAAACTGGTATTGATTGGTCAAAACTAAATATATCATTAAATAATGCAGCAGTGCCTATGAATCATTTTGCTAGCCAACTTGTTGGAAAAGAATCTATTTTTAATTCTGCAACTTTTAATTTAGATGGATTATTAAATTTCCTTGCTCAAAACGGAAACGTAAATTCACTCTCAAATCCTAAAATAGTAACACTAAATAATCAAAAAGCTATTATCAGTGTAGGGGATACAATAAACTATAAATATGCTTCGAGTGTAGTAAACAGCCCTAATGCTGCGCCTTCAATACAATATACAATAGGTTCTAAATTTGTGGGTGTTGTACTTGACATTACACCCCAGATTAATGACAACGGAGATATTATTCTCAGTATTGCACCGAGAATAAGCTCTTTTAAAAATCCTAATCAGTTAACTAATCCTAACAGAGACATGCCTCCGGACACAAGAGACAACACAATGCTTAGCATTGTAAAATTAAAAGATAATGACACATTGGTTCTTGGAGGTTTAATTACAAAAGATGATACATTAAGTGTAAACGGGGTACCTGTTTTAAAAGAAATACCTTTAATTAAATATCTGTTTTCTTCAAGAGAAAAAATTACCAACAGAAAAGAACTTGTATTTGTAATAACTCCACATATAATTGACTTTAGTAAGAAAAAAACGCTCAGGGATTTAGGTTTTGGTCAAATTAAGTGA